A stretch of the Ostrea edulis chromosome 9, xbOstEdul1.1, whole genome shotgun sequence genome encodes the following:
- the LOC125657533 gene encoding uncharacterized protein LOC125657533, which translates to MPYHGTLQMRHPTTVDSSLSSSTNMPTTPKSHNMSTPVIPSIVSSISNPSTFSLISKTFQTLQSSDVKETTRWGNQQASSLSSSRSYPPYLVTTRKEDNPSSQNTVQKTVTFFPTSVMTKEKNFTTADHTTEITMLPKNSTQKNVKVLFLASATGCTVLVVLVIMCGMIFVRRKHKRKIQKNSETHGHELIYYSNPLSIPRVKLGHPNLYSPMGNLRRDRHTTDEKISRVDNLILINMHGHGEVNKFHINLNRGNSRSDVMIPEPEPDYEYIDEL; encoded by the exons ATGCCATACCACGGTACGCTGCAAATGCGTCATCCAACAACAGTTGATTCGTCACTCTCAAGTTCAACAAATATGCCAACAACTCCAAAGTCACACAATATGTCCACACCAGTGATTCCCTCGATAGTATCGTCAATCTCTAATCCGTCTACGTTTTCTCTGATATCTAAGACATTTCAAACACTACAAAGCTCCGATGTCAAAGAGACAACTCGGTGGGGAAATCAACAAGCCTCGTCGCTCTCTTCTTCCAGGAGTTATCCCCCTTATCTAGTAACCACGAGGAAAGAAGATAATCCGTCATCTCAAAACACTGTACAAAAGACGGTGACATTTTTTCCGACATCAGTGATGACAAAAGAGAAAAATTTCACTACAGCGGATCACACCACTGAAATTACAATGTTGCCGAAAAATTCAACACAAAAGAATGTCAAGG TGCTATTTCTTGCATCCGCGACTGGCTGTACAGTGTTGGTCGTGTTAGTCATCATGTGTGGGATGATTTTCGTCAGAAGAAAACACAAAAG GAAAATCCAGAAGAATTCGGAAACTCATGGACATGAACTTATCTATTACTCTAATCCATTATCCATCCCTAGAGTAAAACTAGGACATCCTAACCTATATAGTCCTATGGGAAATTTACGTCGAGATCGGCATACTACAGATGAGAAAATTTCCCGGGTTGACAATTTGATCCTGATAAATATGCATGGTCATGGTGAAgtgaataaatttcatattaactTAAATCGTGGTAATTCACGGAGTGACGTTATGATCCCAGAACCAGAACCTGATTATGAATATATCGACGAACTCTGA
- the LOC125657531 gene encoding amiloride-sensitive amine oxidase [copper-containing]-like isoform X1: MIDVSLGPSLSRMRTYGVKPDSIKQNGAHADRTPEEERYSGRVPETFNMTSIKDGQVPAGGKRCSSSFALKLTAVIASVLCVIFLVVLIILAVIKLDKPTCVPGYSVIPRNLDSPQVFDGLTPKEYISARDYLLNDKVLNLVPFSKATINSSYIYMIDHLMPLKDAVLKYLQGVSKQPERTAKAIIIRGDLNPPRVEEYIVGPLPNPSYHKQVTNPSFTKSRIPYSAKPVDNVEYGFLYDILYNVSVELYPLMYGSYKLSYHNCTKGVDCLLWWDIAPRGRISGERKTWFWSFRDVEGFYLHPLGLEIQIDHLSTNPKEWKVIRAVYNGQMFFEVDDLVNRYNGVNNLRKINYEPLGSKEYLYSSYNRRGKSEMPDPLQGPKLVEPDGHRYHIDGQHVAYMHWDFNFKMRPSTGLQIFDVRFQEERIAYEISLQDAVVFYSGFGPVQGTSSYFDASWMMGASCNELVPGVDCPETAVFFDADFLTNAHEPWKIKNSVCIFEDTANLPLRRHYTNSMDGYKDYSGLVDHHLVVRTITNIWNYDYVFDYIFHLNGAIQVRTSLTGYVQAAYALYQEKQFGYPIYNDVVANIHQHLFNYKVDLDINGLQNSYATLDVSTQRSEVNWRKNMFKTEMIFEKNIQQNELDAGPGQLNNTKPKYDIILNEHATSKFKSERGYRILNHGKTKFILEENEVTKAASWAKYPLAVTKYQDFEQMSSSIYAQNDPWDPLLDFDKFIQNNDSIVNTDLVAWVTTGVLHIPHTEDIPSTTTPGSQVNFFLLPFNYFTECPSVSSPNTVKIRPKPGGGIDLNTYGTSFESNCVQKSNGPSTYDGRIHNIEL; this comes from the exons ATGATTGATGTGTCACTGGGTCCCTCCCTATCCCGAATGAGGACATACGGGGTGAAGCCAGATTCTATTAAACAGAACGGAGCTCATGCAGACAGAACTCCGGAGGAAGAGCGATATTCGG GTCGGGTTCCCGAAACTTTCAATATGACTTCCATCAAAGACGGTCAGGTGCCAGCGGGAGGTAAAAGATGTTCATCATCGTTCGCTTTGAAACTGACAGCAGTCATCGCTAGTGTTCTATGTGTCATATTCCTCGTTGTTTTAATCATATTAGCTGTTATCAAACTAGACAAACCAACCTGTGTTCCGGGATATAGCGTGATTCCAAGAAACCTTGACAGTCCACAAGTGTTCGATGGACTTACTCCTAAGGAGTACATTTCAGCACGTGACTACCTCTTAAACGACAAAGTGCTAAACTTAGTGCCATTTTCTAAAGCAACCATCAAcagttcatatatatacatgattgaTCACCTAATGCCATTAAAAGACgcagttttaaaatatttacaaggtGTTTCAAAGCAACCTGAACGTACGGCAAAGGCGATAATTATAAGAGGTGATTTGAACCCACCGAGAGTTGAGGAATATATTGTTGGACCGTTACCGAATCCATCCTATCACAAACAAGTAACGAATCCGTCCTTTACAAAGTCGAGAATTCCATACAGTGCCAAACCTGTCGATAATGTCGAGTATGGATTTCTATATGatatattgtataatgtatCAGTAGAATTGTATCCGTTGATGTATGGTAGTTATAAACTGTCGTACCATAACTGTACGAAGGGAGTTGACTGCCTTTTGTGGTGGGATATCGCGCCTAGAGGACGAATTAGCGGGGAACGCAAAACCTGGTTTTGGTCTTTCAGAGATGTAGAGGGGTTTTATCTACATCCTTTAGGGCTGGAAATACAGATTGACCACCTCTCTACCAACCCAAAGGAATGGAAAGTGATCAGAGCGGTGTACAACGGTCAAATGTTTTTTGAAGTTGACGACCTCGTTAATCGATATAATGGAGTAAATAATCTTAGAAAAATAAACTATGAACCACTTGGTTCGAAAGAATACTTGTATTCTTCTTATAACCGTCGAGGGAAAAGTGAAATGCCCGATCCTCTACAAGGACCCAAACTTGTAGAACCCGATGGACATAGATACCACATTGACGGGCAACACGTGGCATACATGCACTGGGactttaatttcaaaatgagACCGTCCACTGGGTTGCAAATCTTTGACGTGCGATTTCAGGAGGAGAGGATTGCGTATGAAATATCTTTACAAGACGCTGTGGTATTTTATTCAGGATTTGGTCCAGTGCAAGGAACTAGTAGTTACTTCGATGCGTCGTGGATGATGGGGGCATCTTGTAACGAACTCGTTCCTGGAGTGGATTGTCCAGAAACAGCAGTGTTCTTTGACGCCGATTTCCTTACAAATGCACACGAACCTTGGAAGATAAAGAATTCCGTGTGTATCTTTGAAGATACGGCAAACCTACCACTGCGACGCCATTATACAAATTCTATGGATGGGTACAAAGACTACAGTGGATTAGTAGACCATCATCTTGTTGTGAGAACCATTACCAATATCTGGAATTATGACTACGTGTTTGATTATATATTCCATCTAAATGGTGCCATTCAAGTCCGAACGTCATTAACAGGGTACGTTCAAGCCGCGTATGCTTTATATCAGGAGAAACAATTTGGATACCCGATATATAATGATGTAGTGGCCAACATCCACCAACATCTGTTTAACTATAAAGTAGATCTGGATATCAATGGCCTCCAGAACAGTTACGCCACTTTGGATGTGTCTACACAGAGATCTGAAGTGAACTGGAGaaaaaacatgtttaaaactgagatgatttttgagaaaaatattcaacaaaacGAGTTAGATGCTGGTCCTGGGCAACTGAATAACACGAAACCAAAGTACGACATTATTCTTAACGAGCATGCTACAAGCAAATTTAAATCGGAGCGGGGTTACCGAATTCTCAACcatggaaaaacaaaatttattttggaaGAAAACGAAGTGACTAAAGCAGCGAGTTGGGCTAAATATCCGTTAGCAGTGACAAAATACCAAGATTTTGAACAAATGAGCAGTTCCATTTACGCACAAAACGACCCATGGGATCCGCTGCTGgattttgataaattcattcaaaataatGATTCCATTGTTAACACAGACCTTGTCGCATGGGTGACGACCGGTGTGTTACACATACCACACACAGAAGACATCCCGTCAACCACCACTCCCGGAAGTCAAGTTAATTTCTTTCTACTTCCGTTTAATTATTTCACAGAGTGCCCAAGCGTGTCTTCACCAAACACAGTAAAAATACGCCCCAAACCTGGCGGTGGTATTGACTTGAATACTTACGGCACTTCATTTGAATCAAATTGTGTTCAGAAATCTAATGGACCTTCCACGTACGATGGTCGGATACATAATATTGAATtatga
- the LOC125657531 gene encoding amiloride-sensitive amine oxidase [copper-containing]-like isoform X2 has protein sequence MDKHTCNCYTRQNGQTTKYGRVPETFNMTSIKDGQVPAGGKRCSSSFALKLTAVIASVLCVIFLVVLIILAVIKLDKPTCVPGYSVIPRNLDSPQVFDGLTPKEYISARDYLLNDKVLNLVPFSKATINSSYIYMIDHLMPLKDAVLKYLQGVSKQPERTAKAIIIRGDLNPPRVEEYIVGPLPNPSYHKQVTNPSFTKSRIPYSAKPVDNVEYGFLYDILYNVSVELYPLMYGSYKLSYHNCTKGVDCLLWWDIAPRGRISGERKTWFWSFRDVEGFYLHPLGLEIQIDHLSTNPKEWKVIRAVYNGQMFFEVDDLVNRYNGVNNLRKINYEPLGSKEYLYSSYNRRGKSEMPDPLQGPKLVEPDGHRYHIDGQHVAYMHWDFNFKMRPSTGLQIFDVRFQEERIAYEISLQDAVVFYSGFGPVQGTSSYFDASWMMGASCNELVPGVDCPETAVFFDADFLTNAHEPWKIKNSVCIFEDTANLPLRRHYTNSMDGYKDYSGLVDHHLVVRTITNIWNYDYVFDYIFHLNGAIQVRTSLTGYVQAAYALYQEKQFGYPIYNDVVANIHQHLFNYKVDLDINGLQNSYATLDVSTQRSEVNWRKNMFKTEMIFEKNIQQNELDAGPGQLNNTKPKYDIILNEHATSKFKSERGYRILNHGKTKFILEENEVTKAASWAKYPLAVTKYQDFEQMSSSIYAQNDPWDPLLDFDKFIQNNDSIVNTDLVAWVTTGVLHIPHTEDIPSTTTPGSQVNFFLLPFNYFTECPSVSSPNTVKIRPKPGGGIDLNTYGTSFESNCVQKSNGPSTYDGRIHNIEL, from the exons ATGGATAAGCATACTTGTAATTGTTATACCAGACAAAATGGACAAACCACTAAATACG GTCGGGTTCCCGAAACTTTCAATATGACTTCCATCAAAGACGGTCAGGTGCCAGCGGGAGGTAAAAGATGTTCATCATCGTTCGCTTTGAAACTGACAGCAGTCATCGCTAGTGTTCTATGTGTCATATTCCTCGTTGTTTTAATCATATTAGCTGTTATCAAACTAGACAAACCAACCTGTGTTCCGGGATATAGCGTGATTCCAAGAAACCTTGACAGTCCACAAGTGTTCGATGGACTTACTCCTAAGGAGTACATTTCAGCACGTGACTACCTCTTAAACGACAAAGTGCTAAACTTAGTGCCATTTTCTAAAGCAACCATCAAcagttcatatatatacatgattgaTCACCTAATGCCATTAAAAGACgcagttttaaaatatttacaaggtGTTTCAAAGCAACCTGAACGTACGGCAAAGGCGATAATTATAAGAGGTGATTTGAACCCACCGAGAGTTGAGGAATATATTGTTGGACCGTTACCGAATCCATCCTATCACAAACAAGTAACGAATCCGTCCTTTACAAAGTCGAGAATTCCATACAGTGCCAAACCTGTCGATAATGTCGAGTATGGATTTCTATATGatatattgtataatgtatCAGTAGAATTGTATCCGTTGATGTATGGTAGTTATAAACTGTCGTACCATAACTGTACGAAGGGAGTTGACTGCCTTTTGTGGTGGGATATCGCGCCTAGAGGACGAATTAGCGGGGAACGCAAAACCTGGTTTTGGTCTTTCAGAGATGTAGAGGGGTTTTATCTACATCCTTTAGGGCTGGAAATACAGATTGACCACCTCTCTACCAACCCAAAGGAATGGAAAGTGATCAGAGCGGTGTACAACGGTCAAATGTTTTTTGAAGTTGACGACCTCGTTAATCGATATAATGGAGTAAATAATCTTAGAAAAATAAACTATGAACCACTTGGTTCGAAAGAATACTTGTATTCTTCTTATAACCGTCGAGGGAAAAGTGAAATGCCCGATCCTCTACAAGGACCCAAACTTGTAGAACCCGATGGACATAGATACCACATTGACGGGCAACACGTGGCATACATGCACTGGGactttaatttcaaaatgagACCGTCCACTGGGTTGCAAATCTTTGACGTGCGATTTCAGGAGGAGAGGATTGCGTATGAAATATCTTTACAAGACGCTGTGGTATTTTATTCAGGATTTGGTCCAGTGCAAGGAACTAGTAGTTACTTCGATGCGTCGTGGATGATGGGGGCATCTTGTAACGAACTCGTTCCTGGAGTGGATTGTCCAGAAACAGCAGTGTTCTTTGACGCCGATTTCCTTACAAATGCACACGAACCTTGGAAGATAAAGAATTCCGTGTGTATCTTTGAAGATACGGCAAACCTACCACTGCGACGCCATTATACAAATTCTATGGATGGGTACAAAGACTACAGTGGATTAGTAGACCATCATCTTGTTGTGAGAACCATTACCAATATCTGGAATTATGACTACGTGTTTGATTATATATTCCATCTAAATGGTGCCATTCAAGTCCGAACGTCATTAACAGGGTACGTTCAAGCCGCGTATGCTTTATATCAGGAGAAACAATTTGGATACCCGATATATAATGATGTAGTGGCCAACATCCACCAACATCTGTTTAACTATAAAGTAGATCTGGATATCAATGGCCTCCAGAACAGTTACGCCACTTTGGATGTGTCTACACAGAGATCTGAAGTGAACTGGAGaaaaaacatgtttaaaactgagatgatttttgagaaaaatattcaacaaaacGAGTTAGATGCTGGTCCTGGGCAACTGAATAACACGAAACCAAAGTACGACATTATTCTTAACGAGCATGCTACAAGCAAATTTAAATCGGAGCGGGGTTACCGAATTCTCAACcatggaaaaacaaaatttattttggaaGAAAACGAAGTGACTAAAGCAGCGAGTTGGGCTAAATATCCGTTAGCAGTGACAAAATACCAAGATTTTGAACAAATGAGCAGTTCCATTTACGCACAAAACGACCCATGGGATCCGCTGCTGgattttgataaattcattcaaaataatGATTCCATTGTTAACACAGACCTTGTCGCATGGGTGACGACCGGTGTGTTACACATACCACACACAGAAGACATCCCGTCAACCACCACTCCCGGAAGTCAAGTTAATTTCTTTCTACTTCCGTTTAATTATTTCACAGAGTGCCCAAGCGTGTCTTCACCAAACACAGTAAAAATACGCCCCAAACCTGGCGGTGGTATTGACTTGAATACTTACGGCACTTCATTTGAATCAAATTGTGTTCAGAAATCTAATGGACCTTCCACGTACGATGGTCGGATACATAATATTGAATtatga